A genomic stretch from Juglans microcarpa x Juglans regia isolate MS1-56 chromosome 3S, Jm3101_v1.0, whole genome shotgun sequence includes:
- the LOC121258323 gene encoding cleavage and polyadenylation specificity factor subunit 3-I isoform X2, whose amino-acid sequence MTYPTKAIYKLLLTDYVKVSKVSVEDMLYNEQDINRSMDKIEVIDFHQTVEVNGIRFWCYTAGHVLGAAMFMVDIAGVRVLYTGDYSREEDRHLRAAETPQFSPDVCIIESTYGVQQHQPRNVREKRFTDVIHSTISEGGRVLIPVFALGRAQELLLILDEYWSNHPELQNIPIYYASPLAKRCLSVYETYIHSMNDRIRSQHAAKSNPFIFKYISPIKSIENFKDVGPSVVMASPGGLQSGLSRQLFDMWCSDRKNACVLPGYVVEGTLAKTIINEPKEVTLMNGLTAPLNMQVHYISFSAHADSAQTSAFLEELLPNNIILVHGEANEMGRLKQKLISQFADRNIKIFNPKNCQSIEMYFNSLKMAKTIGRLGEKTPEVGETVSGLLVKKGFTYQIMAPDDLHIFSQLSTANITQRITIPYAGAFSVLNHRLKQIFESVESSTDEESGIPILRVHDRVTVKQDSEKHISLHWASDPVSDMVSDSIVALVLNINREIPKVVVESEAIKTEEENEKKVEKVTYALLVSLFGDVKSGENGKLVISVDGNVAELDKQTGDVESENEGLKERVRTAFQRIQSAVKPIPLFAS is encoded by the coding sequence GTTATCGATTTCCATCAAACAGTAGAGGTGAATGGCATTAGATTTTGGTGCTATACTGCTGGTCATGTCCTGGGTGCTGCTATGTTTATGGTTGATATTGCCGGTGTTCGAGTACTCTACACTGGAGACTATTCACGTGAAGAAGACAGACATCTTCGAGCTGCTGAGACCCCACAGTTCTCCCCTGATGTATGCATAATCGAATCCACTTATGGTGTCCAACAACATCAACCTCGGAACGTCCGAGAGAAGCGCTTCACTGATGTTATTCATTCAACTATTTCTGAAGGAGGTCGTGTCCTTATTCCAGTTTTTGCCCTTGGCCGTGCCCAGGAGCTGCTTTTGATTCTTGATGAGTACTGGTCAAACCATCCTGAGCTTCAGAACATTCCCATATATTATGCTTCTCCTCTTGCAAAAAGGTGTTTGAGTGTCTATGAGACATACATCCATTCAATGAATGACAGGATACGCAGTCAACATGCAGCAAAGTCAAACCCCTTTATATTCAAGTACATATCACCCATAAAGAGCATTGAGAATTTCAAAGATGTTGGTCCATCGGTGGTGATGGCAAGTCCTGGTGGGCTTCAAAGTGGGTTGTCACGACAACTATTTGACATGTGGTGCTCTGATAGGAAAAATGCTTGTGTTTTACCTGGGTATGTGGTTGAAGGGACACTCGCTAAGACCATTATTAATGAGCCCAAGGAGGTTACGCTCATGAATGGACTCACTGCTCCTCTCAACATGCAGGTCCATTACATATCATTCTCTGCCCATGCAGACTCTGCTCAGACAAGTGCATTCTTGGAAGAGCTCTTGCCTAATAACATAATTCTTGTTCATGGAGAAGCTAATGAGATGGGGAGGCTCAAACAGAAACTCATAAGCCAGTTTGCTGATCGCAACATCAAAATCTTCAATCCAAAGAACTGTCAGTCTATTGAAATGTACTTCAACTCTCTGAAAATGGCAAAAACTATTGGCAGGCTTGGCGAAAAGACACCAGAAGTTGGGGAAACTGTCAGTGGTTTACTGGTCAAGAAAGGTTTTACTTATCAGATAATGGCACCTGATGATCTCCACATCTTTTCCCAGCTATCGACTGCAAACATTACTCAGAGAATTACCATCCCGTATGCTGGTGCCTTCAGTGTATTAAATCACCGGCTCAAGCAGATATTTGAGAGCGTAGAGTCTTCAACCGATGAGGAGTCCGGAATCCCAATACTGCGAGTGCATGATCGAGTGACAGTTAAGCAGGATTCTGAGAAACACATTTCATTGCATTGGGCATCCGATCCTGTGAGTGACATGGTTTCAGACTCCATTGTGGCTCTGGTTTTAAACATCAACCGGGAGATCCCCAAGGTAGTTGTAGAATCAGAGGCAATAAAAACTGAggaagagaatgaaaagaagGTGGAAAAGGTTACTTATGCGCTGCTTGTTTCTCTTTTCGGAGACGTGAAGTCCGGAGAAAATGGGAAGCTGGTGATTAGCGTGGATGGGAATGTGGCAGAGCTTGACAAACAGACTGGGGACGTTGAGAGTGAAAACGAAGGTTTAAAAGAAAGAGTAAGGACGGCATTCCAGCGAATTCAAAGTGCCGTGAAGCCAATCCCTCTATTTGCATCTTAG